The proteins below come from a single Rosa rugosa chromosome 2, drRosRugo1.1, whole genome shotgun sequence genomic window:
- the LOC133734155 gene encoding uncharacterized protein LOC133734155 isoform X2 has translation MFGFLMPDHHLHAYFRFLVDHQELLKQDTHGASAQEEKKNSGGLDQTGGALSLLGSVYGSGEDEDDTTEDASDLQKLNSQEAVDAMSATVHGSEQKESTGNVNGKNDFVSKFPCPPLKEKVNLIKHNRITSTVKGGATSGMKKESDASGSLSTAANKSQAPAVPSASKVELPILEPPSDQSRVVEKIVEFILKNGREFEAILAEQNCKQGRFLFLLPSNQYHPYYLKVLQDAQESKLHGKHLVSEKQESAGREVDKKSTKGSDALSSGSAGHEIPFDYDRKEKFKMVIGKSKKDGHDLPSKSNQPEVGVSVDAVAAILQAATRGIKNPGLDIFPKPSSSSAGQGSSNDGGRDLSSGSQKAYCSSGVGQGSNIPVPVAKAIAETAALAAASEADSSEASLTKEQKLKAERLKRAKMFAAMIKGGSAPLKTESLRGISAEPPESGVSSSGNEVLNLATREREGSSAPLEVDVSNKVEEFDKKFSVDECNERRSKKAYRTLSKRVEEEEDGEGDGDEEKESKEEDKKGQKHSKKRRSHHSSDNGKDRHRHKRHSSSKDRDSRRHRKHESSDEKHRHSRSKHKKNSSDDEHQPSKRHRHHSSSDDDHWRSERQHTHSEHRTSRSRHKHSDSSDDEHRHSRCRHNRGSSSEDEHRHRRTTVKHREPESEKDMELEEGEIILKSDQSIASGGGIASREASVDISKSDEVGRAPSQPSGGTVVSDDLRAKIRAMLMATL, from the exons ATGTTTGGGTTCTTGATGCCTGACCATCACCTTCATGCATACTTTAGGTTTCTTGTTGATCACCAAGAACTACTGAAGCAGGATACTCATGGAGCTTCTGCacaggaagagaagaaaaacagTGGTGGTCTTGATCAGACAGGTGGAGCATTGTCTTTGCTTGGTTCTGTATATGGGTCTGGAGAAGATGAGGATGATACGACTGAGGATGCATCTGACTTGCAAAAACTGAACTCTCAAGAAGCTGTTGATGCAATGAGTGCAACTGTGCATGGGTCAGAGCAGAAAGAATCTACTGGAAATGTAAACGGGAAAAATGATTTTGTTTCCAAGTTTCCCTGTCCTCCTTTGAAGGAAAAAGTTAATCTCATTAAACATAATCGTATCACTAGCACAGTTAAAGGTGGAGCTACAAGTGGGATGAAGAAAGAAAGTGATGCCTCGGGATCACTTTCCACTGCTGCCAATAAGTCACAGGCTCCTGCTGTGCCTAGTGCATCGAAGGTTGAACTACCCATTTTGGAACCACCATCTGATCAAAGTAGAGttgtggagaaaattgttgAGTTCATATTAAAAAACGGCAGAGAGTTTGAAGCTATTCTGGCCGAACAGAACTGTAAACAGGGAAGATTTTTGTTCCTTCTGCCATCTAATCAATATCATCCTTACTACTTGAAAGTTCTCCAAGATGCTCAAGAG TCCAAATTACATGGCAAGCACTTAGTTTCTGAGAAGCAAGAATCGGCTGGGCGTGAGGTGGACAAGAAATCCACCAAGGGAAGTGATGCCCTCTCCTCTGGATCTGCTGGTCATGAAATACCGTTTGATTATGACAGGAAAGAAAAATTTAAGATGGTAATCGGCAAGTCAAAGAAGGATGGACATGATCTGCCTTCCAAATCAAACCAGCCAGAAGTTGGAGTCAGTGTGGATGCAGTCGCAGCTATTCTTCAGGCTGCCACAAGAGGCATTAAGAATCCGGGTTTAGACATATTCCCAAAACCGTCTTCTAGTAGTGCTGGTCAAGGTTCTAGCAATGATGGTGGTCGAGATTTGAGCTCAGGAAGTCAAAAGGCATATTGTTCTAGTGGCGTTGGTCAAGGTTCTAACATTCCTGTTCCTGTTGCCAAGGCCATTGCAGAGACGGCTGCTCTTGCAGCTGCAAGTGAGGCCGACTCCTCTGAAGCATCTTTGACTAAAGAGCAGAAGCTAAAGGCTGAAAGATTGAAACGAGCGAAGATGTTTGCTGCCATGATAAAAGGTGGATCTGCACCGTTGAAAACTGAGTCATTACGTGGCATATCTGCTGAGCCACCAGAATCTGGAGTTTCTTCATCAGGTAATGAGGTTTTAAATCTTGCAACCAGAGAAAGAGAAGGGAGTTCAGCTCCATTGGAAGTTGATGTTTCAAATAAGGTGGAAGAATTTGACAAGAAATTTTCTGTTGATGAGTGTAATGAGCGACGATCAAAGAAGGCCTATCGTACTCTATCTAAAagggttgaagaagaagaagatggtgaaggTGACGGTGACGAAGAAAAAGAGAGCAAGGAAGAAGATAAAAAGGGTCAGAAGCACTCTAAGAAGCGTCGGTCTCATCATTCTTCAGACAATGGTAAGGACAGGCACAGACACAAAAGGCATTCCTCTTCCAAGGATAGAGATTCTAGGCGCCATCGTAAGCATGAGAGTTCTGATGAGAAGCATCGGCACTCACGGAGTAAGCATAAGAAGAATAGCTCTGATGATGAACATCAGCCTTCAAAAAGGCATCGGCATCATAGCTCATCTGATGATGATCATTGGCGTTCTGAACGCCAGCATACTCATAGTGAGCATCGGACTTCTCGAAGTAGGCATAAGCACAGTGACTCTTCTGATGATGAGCACCGGCATTCTCGGTGTCGGCACAATCGTGGTAGTTCGTCTGAGGATGAGCACCGGCATCGAAGGACAACTGTAAAGCATAGGGAACCTGAATCTGAAAAAGACATGGAATTAGAGGAAGGAGAGATCATTTTAAAGTCGGATCAATCAATAGCTAGTGGGGGCGGTATTGCTAGTAGAGAAGCTTCTGTGGATATTTCAAAATCAGATGAGGTTGGAAGAGCTCCATCTCAGCCTTCAGGTGGCACTGTGGTTTCAGATGATCTTAGGGCCAAAATTCGAGCCATGTTGATGGCAACGTTGTAA